One genomic region from Sphingobacterium sp. UGAL515B_05 encodes:
- the gyrA gene encoding DNA gyrase subunit A — protein MAEETENDNNLVPANDRIIPINIEDQMKSAYIDYSMSVIVSRALPDARDGMKPVHRRVLYGMLDLGVTSGKPYKKSARIVGDVLGKYHPHGDSSVYDTMVRMAQDWSLRYPLVDGQGNYGSIDGDPPAAMRYTEARLKKIAEEMLSDINKDTVDFQNNFDDSLQEPTVLPTRIPNLLVNGASGIAVGMATNMAPHNLSEVIDGTIAFIDNRDIEVPELMQHIKGPDFPTGALIYGYAGVQDACNTGRGRIVMRAKAEIEATKSGREQIIVTEIPYQVNKANMIERTAELVNEKKLEGISAIRDESDRTGMRIVYDIKRDANANVVLNNLFKYTALQTSFSVNNIALVKGRPMLLNLKDMIHEFVEHRHDVIVRRTRYELAEAEKRAHILEGYLIALDHLDEVIKLIRNSDTPEDARVGLMEKFGLSDLQARAILDMTLRRLTGLERDKIKEEYAELMKTIDYLKSVLEDEELRMKIIKDELIEIKEKYGDERRSQIVHSAEDMRMEDFIDDEEIVITISHNSYVKRTPLSEYKRQGRGGRGSIGTNTREEDFTEHIITASAHNYMLLFTEAGRCFWLRAFEIPEGSRTSRGRALQNIINVPKEEKIKAFILVKNLKDQEYLENNFIIMCTKKGTIKKTSLEAYSRPRANGINAININEGDQLIEACLTTGSSEIVMALRSGRAIRFNESTVRPMGRTATGVRGITLATESDEVIGMISVNDSETTVLVVSEKGYGKRTDIEDYRVTNRGGKGVKTINVTDKTGELVAIKGVTDNEDLMIINKSGIVIRIAVEELRVMGRATQGVRLINLKDNDEIASITKVDREEESEEESELTEESTENGDSTSEENTDSNEE, from the coding sequence ATGGCTGAAGAAACAGAAAACGACAACAATCTTGTTCCGGCAAACGACCGGATTATCCCAATCAACATCGAGGATCAGATGAAGTCTGCCTACATTGACTATTCCATGTCTGTCATTGTATCAAGAGCACTTCCTGATGCCCGTGATGGCATGAAACCAGTACACAGACGTGTTCTTTATGGCATGCTGGACTTAGGGGTTACCAGTGGCAAGCCTTACAAAAAGTCTGCCCGTATCGTTGGTGATGTATTAGGAAAGTATCACCCACATGGTGATTCATCCGTTTATGACACCATGGTTCGTATGGCTCAAGATTGGAGTTTACGCTACCCTTTGGTAGATGGTCAAGGTAACTACGGTTCCATTGACGGCGATCCACCTGCGGCGATGCGTTATACTGAGGCGAGATTAAAGAAAATTGCCGAGGAAATGCTATCCGATATCAACAAAGATACTGTTGATTTCCAAAATAACTTTGACGATTCCCTACAAGAACCAACAGTCCTTCCTACGCGTATTCCAAACCTTTTGGTAAATGGGGCTTCGGGTATTGCTGTGGGTATGGCTACAAATATGGCTCCACATAACCTTTCTGAGGTTATCGATGGTACAATTGCTTTTATTGATAATCGTGATATTGAGGTACCCGAATTGATGCAGCACATCAAAGGCCCAGACTTCCCTACAGGTGCATTGATCTACGGCTATGCCGGGGTTCAAGATGCTTGTAATACAGGACGTGGCCGTATTGTCATGCGTGCAAAAGCGGAGATTGAAGCAACTAAATCTGGAAGAGAGCAGATTATCGTAACCGAAATTCCCTATCAGGTGAACAAGGCCAATATGATCGAGCGTACAGCCGAACTGGTCAACGAAAAGAAATTGGAAGGTATCTCTGCCATCCGTGATGAATCTGACCGTACGGGTATGCGTATTGTATATGACATCAAACGTGATGCAAATGCAAATGTAGTTTTAAACAATTTGTTTAAATACACAGCGCTACAAACTTCATTTTCAGTAAACAACATTGCTTTAGTTAAAGGAAGGCCAATGCTGTTGAATCTGAAAGATATGATTCATGAGTTTGTGGAGCATAGACATGATGTCATCGTTAGACGTACACGCTATGAACTGGCAGAAGCTGAAAAACGTGCTCATATTCTAGAAGGGTATTTAATTGCCTTAGATCATTTGGATGAAGTCATCAAATTGATCCGTAACTCGGATACACCAGAAGATGCACGCGTTGGATTAATGGAAAAATTTGGACTGTCCGACCTTCAGGCTCGCGCTATCCTTGACATGACATTACGTCGTTTAACAGGACTGGAACGCGATAAGATTAAAGAGGAATATGCCGAATTGATGAAAACAATTGACTACTTGAAATCTGTATTGGAAGACGAAGAACTTCGTATGAAAATCATCAAAGATGAGTTAATTGAGATCAAGGAAAAATATGGTGATGAACGTAGATCTCAGATTGTACACTCTGCTGAAGATATGCGCATGGAAGATTTTATTGATGATGAAGAAATCGTGATCACAATCTCCCACAATAGTTACGTAAAACGTACACCATTATCCGAATACAAACGCCAGGGCCGCGGTGGTCGAGGATCAATTGGCACAAATACACGTGAAGAGGATTTCACAGAGCATATCATTACTGCTTCAGCACACAACTATATGCTGCTATTTACGGAAGCGGGCCGTTGTTTCTGGTTACGTGCATTTGAGATTCCTGAAGGAAGTCGTACCTCGAGAGGTCGTGCTCTTCAAAATATCATCAACGTTCCAAAAGAAGAAAAAATAAAGGCCTTTATCCTTGTGAAGAACCTAAAAGATCAGGAGTATCTCGAAAACAACTTCATCATTATGTGTACCAAAAAAGGTACCATTAAGAAGACGTCTTTGGAAGCCTATTCTCGTCCAAGAGCAAACGGTATCAATGCCATCAATATTAATGAAGGCGATCAATTAATTGAGGCTTGTTTGACTACTGGAAGCAGTGAAATTGTCATGGCACTCCGTTCTGGTCGAGCAATTCGATTCAATGAATCTACTGTACGTCCAATGGGAAGAACAGCAACGGGCGTACGCGGGATCACATTGGCGACTGAAAGTGATGAAGTGATTGGCATGATTAGTGTGAATGATTCGGAAACTACCGTGTTGGTCGTTTCTGAAAAAGGATACGGAAAACGGACAGATATCGAAGATTATCGCGTAACGAATCGTGGTGGTAAAGGTGTGAAAACAATCAACGTCACAGATAAGACAGGCGAACTCGTTGCAATAAAAGGCGTTACAGACAACGAAGATTTAATGATCATCAATAAATCTGGTATCGTTATCCGTATTGCTGTTGAAGAATTAAGAGTAATGGGACGTGCAACGCAAGGTGTAAGACTCATTAATTTAAAAGATAACGACGAGATCGCTTCTATTACGAAAGTCGATCGTGAAGAAGAATCTGAAGAAGAGTCTGAACTGACCGAAGAGTCAACGGAAAATGGCGATTCGACTTCTGAAGAAAACACGGACTCAAACGAAGAATAA
- a CDS encoding cation-translocating P-type ATPase: protein MKESNVQTELNVTGMHCANCAISIHKYLENNGAKDIYVDFASDEVKFSEIPVEKIPVLVKGIESLGYKVIAGKDKKPSFWRSIEFKFLICLTFTLPLWSHMFTDYPLLHDPYIQLGLCTPVYLIGFSYFGISAFRSLWNKMPNMDVLIFVGSTAAFIYSLIGTYYHLGHDYQFYETCATIITLVFLGNVLEKRAVTKTTSAIKDLIKYQDVHAIKVEGDQEIEILAKEVKSGDILKVNTGNQIPVDGDILEGQGWVDESMLTGESMPVEKLKYDTVIGGTLLTEGNISIVATKVGSKSVLYQIIQLIKDAQSKKPPIQKFGDKVAAYFVPIVVSISFFTFFITYFIAQLPLQQSLMNAIATLVVSCPCAMGLATPTAVMVGLGRAAKKGILIKGGSTIEEMSELKQMVFDKTGTLTTGDFNIKAIQTFGIEQSQVESIIAQLESYSSHPIAKSIRKQLKEIKSYRIIFKEVNEIRGKGIFATDTNGNNYSICNAKLGQKDYSNRYDLTLTINEVVIAGIILEDQIKPYAKELIQYLKDRGIRPVLLSGDRQSKCERTAQKLGIADVYWDKSPEEKLAILSKLKKNGPTAMVGDGINDAPALAAADVGISLGDSTHIAIQSAKVVLLNNDLKSIEKLLKIGHHTLLTIKQNLFWAFAYNIVAIPLAAVGFLGPMLAALSMAFSDLIVIGNSIRLRFKKIK from the coding sequence ATGAAGGAATCCAACGTGCAGACTGAACTTAATGTAACCGGAATGCATTGTGCAAATTGTGCTATTTCAATCCACAAATACCTGGAAAACAACGGAGCAAAAGACATATATGTCGATTTTGCTTCAGATGAAGTGAAATTTTCGGAGATCCCCGTGGAAAAAATACCTGTGCTGGTCAAAGGTATCGAGTCTTTGGGCTACAAAGTTATTGCAGGTAAGGATAAGAAGCCTAGCTTCTGGCGTTCAATTGAATTTAAGTTCCTCATTTGTTTGACCTTTACGCTACCTTTGTGGAGTCATATGTTTACGGATTATCCCTTACTTCATGATCCCTATATTCAGTTAGGCCTGTGCACCCCTGTATATCTTATTGGCTTTTCCTACTTCGGAATCAGCGCGTTCCGATCCCTTTGGAATAAAATGCCTAACATGGATGTCCTTATTTTTGTGGGCTCTACTGCAGCTTTTATTTATAGCCTTATAGGTACGTATTATCATCTTGGACATGATTACCAATTCTACGAAACATGCGCTACGATCATTACATTAGTTTTCTTAGGAAACGTGCTCGAAAAACGGGCGGTAACCAAAACGACATCCGCAATCAAAGATCTGATTAAATATCAGGACGTGCATGCCATCAAGGTCGAAGGCGATCAAGAAATAGAAATACTGGCCAAAGAAGTTAAATCCGGTGATATTCTGAAAGTGAATACGGGAAATCAGATACCTGTCGACGGCGATATTTTGGAAGGACAAGGCTGGGTAGACGAATCCATGTTGACAGGAGAAAGTATGCCCGTTGAGAAGCTAAAGTATGATACTGTCATTGGTGGTACGTTACTGACCGAAGGTAATATCAGCATCGTAGCGACCAAAGTCGGGTCCAAAAGTGTACTCTATCAGATTATTCAGTTAATTAAAGATGCACAAAGTAAAAAACCGCCTATTCAAAAGTTCGGTGATAAGGTAGCTGCTTATTTTGTGCCGATTGTTGTGAGTATCTCTTTTTTTACTTTTTTTATCACCTATTTTATCGCGCAATTACCGCTGCAGCAGTCCTTAATGAATGCTATAGCCACACTTGTTGTATCGTGTCCCTGCGCAATGGGCTTAGCGACGCCTACCGCTGTTATGGTGGGCTTAGGAAGGGCCGCAAAAAAAGGAATACTGATTAAAGGCGGAAGTACGATTGAGGAAATGTCCGAACTCAAACAGATGGTGTTTGACAAAACCGGTACCTTAACGACTGGTGATTTTAATATCAAAGCAATACAGACATTTGGCATTGAACAATCACAAGTTGAATCGATCATAGCCCAGCTCGAAAGCTATTCCAGCCACCCTATTGCCAAATCGATCCGAAAACAACTGAAGGAAATTAAATCCTACCGTATTATCTTCAAGGAGGTCAATGAAATACGGGGAAAAGGCATATTTGCGACAGATACCAATGGAAACAACTATTCCATTTGCAATGCCAAACTTGGGCAAAAAGATTACTCAAACCGTTACGACCTGACATTAACTATCAATGAGGTCGTTATTGCAGGTATCATTCTTGAGGATCAAATAAAACCTTATGCAAAAGAACTTATACAATACCTCAAGGATAGAGGAATACGTCCTGTTCTGTTAAGTGGTGACCGTCAAAGCAAATGTGAACGTACTGCACAGAAGCTCGGTATTGCAGACGTATACTGGGATAAATCTCCCGAAGAAAAGTTAGCAATCTTGTCCAAACTCAAAAAGAATGGTCCTACAGCAATGGTCGGCGACGGCATCAATGACGCACCGGCATTAGCTGCTGCCGATGTTGGCATATCGCTCGGTGATTCGACACATATTGCTATTCAATCGGCCAAGGTGGTTTTATTAAACAATGATCTTAAATCCATTGAAAAGCTGCTAAAGATTGGTCACCATACCCTATTGACAATAAAACAAAATCTATTTTGGGCCTTCGCGTACAATATTGTGGCCATACCGCTTGCCGCTGTGGGCTTTCTCGGACCTATGCTTGCAGCCTTAAGCATGGCCTTTTCAGACTTAATTGTCATAGGCAATTCGATTCGACTCCGCTTTAAAAAAATCAAATAA
- a CDS encoding mechanosensitive ion channel family protein yields MTKSISISFVIRIILWIALTASFVPLADIYEQKKTIRDIAYGLNTFLTASVLISIGHFILVKLYNSRNEQQVVRGNFVLGITRVATVGNVFFILVSLMIAVGINPKDFITSMTIVAMAIAVIFREYITNMISGLIIMFSDQFSVGDRIKIGEYQGKIVDITLANLVVRDEDDDAVMIPNNLVFTATLVNKTSQKSNKIVVKFELPIDRAVAVAELERYLSPLFQKNPNLDHSQGFTIKVADLAKDYIKYKVEVSTISSSNKIHQQVQSRILNEILQFQRIQG; encoded by the coding sequence ATGACAAAATCAATTTCAATTTCTTTTGTTATAAGGATCATTTTATGGATCGCTCTGACGGCCTCATTCGTGCCTTTGGCAGATATTTACGAACAAAAGAAGACCATTAGAGATATCGCCTATGGGCTAAACACTTTTTTAACGGCGAGTGTCCTGATCTCGATTGGGCATTTTATACTTGTTAAACTATACAATAGCCGAAATGAACAACAGGTTGTCCGTGGTAATTTTGTGCTCGGAATTACGCGGGTTGCAACGGTAGGCAATGTTTTTTTTATCCTGGTGAGTTTAATGATCGCAGTCGGGATCAATCCGAAGGATTTTATCACCAGTATGACTATCGTTGCGATGGCAATCGCCGTTATTTTTAGAGAGTATATCACCAATATGATATCCGGTCTGATCATTATGTTTTCCGATCAGTTTTCTGTGGGAGACCGGATAAAAATAGGCGAGTACCAAGGGAAAATTGTCGATATTACCTTGGCCAATCTAGTTGTACGGGATGAAGATGACGATGCTGTTATGATTCCAAATAATTTGGTATTTACGGCCACTCTGGTCAATAAAACCTCTCAAAAGTCCAATAAGATCGTTGTCAAATTTGAACTACCGATTGATCGAGCTGTTGCTGTGGCGGAACTGGAACGATATTTAAGTCCTTTATTTCAAAAGAATCCAAATTTAGATCACTCCCAGGGCTTTACGATCAAAGTTGCCGACCTTGCTAAAGATTATATCAAGTATAAAGTTGAGGTGAGTACAATTTCGTCAAGCAACAAGATACATCAACAGGTACAAAGTCGGATATTGAATGAAATTTTGCAATTTCAGCGTATACAAGGTTAA
- the coaA gene encoding type I pantothenate kinase, translated as MQLDPQIAIDSPFRSIKREDWKNLNGKVLHNFSVEDLENLHALNEPLTNQEIEEVYFPLSHLLEIHIDRFQSLHQRTNRFFGKEESKLPYIIGIAGSVAVGKSTTARVLQRVLSLLPSKPKVDLVTTDGFLYPNKQLIDRGILNRKGFPESYDAKRLIHFLSAVKSGAPKIAVPVYSHLVYDVLPDEQQQIIEQPDILIVEGINVLQVNSQRPRKGHSVFVSDFFDYSIYVHASEKNLIEWYTNRFESLRATAFQNPASFFHKYANMTADESQSMAVNIWNEINKPNLIKNILPTRYRADLILEKGSHHFVKNVKVRKI; from the coding sequence ATGCAATTGGATCCACAAATAGCAATAGACTCACCTTTTAGATCGATCAAACGTGAAGACTGGAAAAATTTAAATGGAAAAGTATTGCACAACTTCAGTGTCGAAGACCTGGAAAATCTACATGCGCTGAATGAACCTTTGACAAACCAGGAAATAGAAGAAGTCTACTTTCCCTTGAGTCATCTGCTTGAGATTCATATCGATCGTTTCCAAAGTCTCCATCAACGGACAAACCGTTTCTTTGGCAAGGAAGAAAGCAAACTACCTTACATCATTGGTATCGCGGGTTCGGTTGCAGTTGGAAAAAGTACTACAGCTAGGGTTTTACAACGTGTGCTCAGTTTACTACCCTCAAAACCAAAAGTAGATCTGGTGACTACAGATGGCTTTCTTTATCCAAATAAACAACTTATCGACCGCGGCATTCTAAATCGAAAAGGCTTTCCGGAAAGCTATGATGCCAAAAGGTTGATCCATTTTCTTTCTGCGGTGAAGTCAGGTGCCCCAAAAATTGCCGTTCCCGTCTACAGCCACTTGGTCTATGATGTATTGCCCGACGAGCAGCAACAAATCATCGAACAACCCGATATTCTAATTGTGGAAGGAATCAATGTTTTACAAGTGAACTCCCAGCGCCCGCGAAAGGGACACAGCGTGTTCGTTTCCGATTTTTTTGATTATTCAATTTATGTACACGCCAGTGAAAAAAACTTGATTGAATGGTACACCAACCGTTTTGAGTCGCTTCGGGCAACAGCGTTCCAAAATCCAGCATCATTTTTCCATAAATATGCGAATATGACAGCTGACGAAAGCCAGTCCATGGCTGTAAATATCTGGAATGAGATTAATAAACCCAATCTAATCAAGAATATCTTACCTACGCGATATCGTGCAGATCTCATTCTGGAGAAAGGAAGTCACCATTTTGTTAAAAATGTGAAGGTGAGAAAAATTTAA
- a CDS encoding OsmC family protein, whose amino-acid sequence MDNEVIVSIGKIPYTTTVQYGKHQLTVDEPTDVGGEDQGINPTPLLLSSLGSCKAITVKMYADRKNWLLEEVLVRLSYEVQTSEQQQTTYIQCYISFKGDLDEVQKQRLFKIAEKCPVHKILSNPIVITSNHL is encoded by the coding sequence ATGGACAATGAAGTAATCGTTTCAATAGGGAAAATCCCCTATACAACGACAGTACAATATGGAAAACATCAACTAACGGTTGATGAACCGACAGACGTAGGCGGTGAAGATCAGGGTATAAACCCAACTCCGCTCTTGCTATCCTCTTTGGGTAGCTGCAAAGCGATTACGGTCAAAATGTATGCTGATCGCAAGAACTGGCTTCTGGAAGAAGTCTTGGTGCGCTTATCCTATGAAGTACAAACAAGTGAGCAGCAGCAAACTACCTATATACAATGCTATATCAGCTTTAAAGGAGATTTAGATGAGGTTCAAAAACAGCGGTTGTTTAAAATTGCTGAAAAGTGTCCTGTCCACAAAATATTATCAAATCCCATTGTCATAACTTCAAATCATTTGTAA
- a CDS encoding methylglyoxal synthase has translation MKKTIALIAHDGKKPEMVAFVKDHQELLERANIIATGTTGSYVRQTGLPVELKLSGPMGGDAQIAALAAERKVDGIIFFRDPLGKHAHEPDIQMLMRVCDLYNVPLATNPATGSLIIEGLLEDVES, from the coding sequence ATGAAAAAAACAATTGCATTAATAGCCCACGACGGCAAAAAACCTGAAATGGTCGCATTTGTCAAAGACCACCAGGAATTATTGGAACGCGCCAATATCATTGCCACAGGTACTACGGGTTCTTATGTTAGACAGACAGGCTTGCCTGTGGAATTGAAATTGAGTGGCCCCATGGGTGGTGATGCACAAATCGCAGCTTTAGCGGCCGAAAGAAAAGTTGATGGTATTATTTTCTTTCGCGATCCACTAGGAAAACACGCCCATGAACCAGATATTCAAATGCTCATGCGTGTATGTGATCTTTATAATGTCCCGTTGGCAACAAACCCTGCAACAGGAAGCCTCATTATTGAAGGGCTACTAGAAGACGTTGAATCATAA
- a CDS encoding nucleoside recognition domain-containing protein, which yields MALNYVWVAFFLITFAVALVKLIFFGDTEIFQQIVNSIFDSAKTGAEISLGLIGMMSFALGIMKIGEKGGMINIFAKIVGPFFHKLFPEIPKNHPALGSILMNFSANALGLDNAATPLGLKAMKELQELNPNKETATNAQIMFIVLNASSLTLLPISIMAYRKEAGAPDPSDVFLPILIATFFSTLVALILVSIYQKINLFNRVVLGYLGAMGLFIGGLLYYFSGLQQAEIEIFSKVFGNVILFSLFTSFIGLALFRKVNVYDSFIEGAKEGFEVSVKIIPYLVAMLVGIAVFRASGTMDYMVAGISKGIALCGLDTSFVDALPVAFMKPLSGSGARGLMVDLMNAKGPMDFAARVACVIQGSTETTFYVLAVYFGAVGIKRTRHALPCALLAELAGVIAAIIISYIFFK from the coding sequence ATGGCATTAAACTACGTTTGGGTTGCATTTTTCTTAATCACATTTGCCGTAGCCCTTGTAAAACTCATCTTTTTCGGAGATACAGAAATCTTCCAACAAATTGTAAACTCCATCTTTGACAGTGCAAAAACAGGTGCAGAAATATCCTTGGGATTGATTGGTATGATGAGCTTTGCACTTGGGATTATGAAAATTGGGGAAAAAGGTGGTATGATCAATATTTTTGCAAAAATCGTAGGCCCTTTTTTCCACAAACTATTTCCTGAAATACCAAAAAATCACCCTGCACTGGGTTCGATTCTTATGAATTTTTCGGCCAATGCACTCGGTCTAGACAACGCGGCGACGCCATTGGGGCTTAAAGCCATGAAAGAACTCCAGGAGCTCAATCCAAATAAGGAAACAGCGACCAATGCTCAGATCATGTTTATTGTGCTCAATGCTTCGAGCTTAACGCTTTTGCCGATTTCAATTATGGCCTATCGGAAGGAAGCCGGAGCGCCAGATCCTTCGGATGTATTTCTGCCGATTCTGATTGCGACCTTCTTTTCCACGCTAGTTGCATTGATTCTCGTTTCCATTTACCAAAAAATTAATTTATTCAACCGTGTTGTACTTGGCTACCTGGGCGCAATGGGATTGTTTATCGGCGGCTTACTTTATTACTTTTCGGGATTACAACAAGCAGAAATAGAGATATTTAGCAAGGTGTTTGGGAACGTTATCTTATTTAGCTTATTCACTTCTTTCATTGGCTTGGCACTTTTCCGTAAGGTAAATGTTTACGATTCCTTTATTGAAGGAGCCAAAGAAGGCTTTGAGGTTTCTGTTAAAATAATCCCCTACCTCGTTGCTATGCTGGTTGGGATTGCTGTTTTTAGAGCATCCGGAACAATGGATTATATGGTAGCAGGAATTTCCAAGGGGATCGCCCTGTGCGGTTTGGACACATCATTTGTTGACGCCCTACCGGTCGCCTTTATGAAACCTTTGAGCGGCTCCGGCGCGCGTGGACTTATGGTCGATCTGATGAACGCCAAAGGACCAATGGATTTTGCAGCTCGGGTTGCCTGTGTTATTCAGGGATCAACAGAAACCACTTTTTATGTCCTCGCTGTTTATTTTGGAGCAGTAGGTATTAAACGTACGCGACATGCACTACCCTGCGCTCTACTAGCTGAATTGGCCGGTGTGATAGCCGCTATTATTATATCCTATATATTCTTTAAATAA
- a CDS encoding patatin-like phospholipase family protein yields the protein MKNILALDGGGIRGIIPAMVLVALEEKLQKQTMDPNARIASYFDFIAGTSSGGILTSILLYPEEGNPTHPKFSARDALNLFVNHGTEIFNASKWRRFLGGFGLVSELYSSNTLSDVLDEYFQNARLSHLIKPCIITAYNIELRKNHFFRQQKAITHGEARDFYLKDVCKATSAAPTFFPVAEIYSLSKTRYPLIDGGVFAQNPSICGLLEVLKAFNSTQINDMFMVSLGTGMSKTAYNYEHFKKKLAIQIGPALVDIMTSASSESTEFFIRQLFQSNGKQQNYLRIEPANLSSINPSLDAASPNNIQKLISLSDKMISEHEDTLDYIVAHLIKEKSQNKKKNPWSKLMDKF from the coding sequence ATGAAGAATATTCTCGCGCTTGATGGTGGTGGTATCCGGGGTATTATTCCTGCAATGGTTCTCGTGGCTCTGGAAGAGAAGTTACAAAAACAGACCATGGATCCCAATGCACGGATTGCCTCCTACTTTGACTTTATTGCAGGTACAAGTAGCGGCGGAATTCTGACAAGTATTCTTTTGTATCCGGAAGAAGGCAATCCCACCCATCCGAAATTTTCTGCGCGGGATGCCTTAAACTTATTTGTTAATCATGGCACTGAAATTTTCAACGCTTCCAAATGGCGGCGTTTTCTCGGTGGATTTGGCCTTGTCAGCGAACTCTACTCGTCCAACACATTATCAGACGTTTTGGATGAGTATTTTCAAAATGCAAGGTTGAGCCATCTTATCAAGCCTTGTATCATCACGGCCTATAACATTGAATTACGGAAGAATCATTTTTTCAGACAACAAAAGGCAATTACGCACGGCGAAGCACGGGATTTCTACCTCAAAGATGTCTGCAAGGCTACATCCGCTGCGCCCACATTTTTCCCTGTTGCAGAGATCTATTCCCTTTCAAAAACAAGATATCCTTTGATTGATGGCGGTGTGTTTGCTCAAAATCCCTCCATATGTGGCTTACTTGAAGTTTTAAAGGCTTTTAACAGCACACAGATAAACGACATGTTTATGGTATCCTTAGGAACTGGAATGTCAAAAACAGCTTATAATTACGAACATTTTAAGAAGAAACTTGCTATACAAATCGGTCCCGCTTTAGTTGACATTATGACGAGTGCATCTTCAGAGAGTACCGAATTTTTTATCCGGCAACTCTTTCAGAGTAACGGTAAGCAACAAAATTATCTCCGGATAGAACCGGCCAATCTATCGAGTATCAATCCATCATTAGATGCAGCTTCGCCCAATAATATACAGAAATTGATCTCCTTATCCGATAAAATGATCAGCGAACATGAAGACACATTGGATTATATCGTTGCGCATCTCATTAAAGAAAAGAGTCAAAATAAGAAGAAAAATCCATGGAGCAAGTTGATGGATAAGTTCTAA